The Natrinema salifodinae genome includes a window with the following:
- a CDS encoding ATP-binding protein, with product MSDEESKQRQIHVGETADGTNLKLPVVELLTGRGFVTGKSGSGKSNTASVIAEELLEAGYPLLIVDTDGEYYGLKEEYEMLHAGADEECDIQIGPEHAEQMATIALEENVPVILDVSGYLDEDVADELLREVARQLFVKEKKLKKPFLLVVEEVHEYIPEGGGVGETGNLLIKISKRGRKHGLGILGISQRPADVKKDFITQANWLVWHRLTWDNDTKVVGRIIDTEYSELVSDLNDGQAFVQTDWTEVDVRKIQFRRKRTFDAGATPGLDDFERPELKSVSDALVGDLQEISERKDREQDRINELENELEKKETRIETLEDELSSARDVSSAARQMADALQNAEPVQSQLPGGGGDARRLHEEIAELEAERDDLREQLGERDERIDALEDDLAAREDELDRLRRENEQLRRVVRDLERESIAGDDRGDQADEADEAEADDGDGESAIVQAGGDDVEYGYTPVEADDGGSANDDASGRSNAADEPGFVVANEERELADLLEISWLDDRVQRACDGSRCSVETAHDVLAEFARDGPLETPAVARRVDRSTVAVQSLLSELRTESILERTAERTYALHEDVRTDLTASPSATAE from the coding sequence GTGAGCGACGAGGAGTCCAAGCAGCGACAAATTCACGTCGGCGAGACCGCCGACGGAACCAACCTGAAGCTACCCGTGGTCGAACTGCTCACCGGACGCGGGTTCGTCACCGGCAAGTCCGGGTCGGGGAAGTCAAACACCGCATCGGTCATCGCCGAGGAGTTACTCGAGGCCGGCTACCCGCTCCTGATCGTCGACACCGACGGGGAGTACTACGGCCTGAAGGAGGAGTACGAGATGCTCCACGCCGGCGCCGACGAGGAGTGCGACATCCAGATCGGGCCGGAACACGCCGAGCAGATGGCCACCATCGCGCTCGAGGAGAACGTCCCCGTCATCCTCGATGTCTCCGGCTACCTCGACGAGGACGTGGCCGACGAACTCCTCCGGGAGGTCGCCAGGCAGCTGTTCGTCAAGGAGAAGAAGTTGAAGAAGCCGTTCCTGCTGGTCGTCGAGGAGGTCCACGAGTACATCCCCGAGGGCGGCGGCGTCGGCGAGACCGGCAACCTCCTGATCAAGATCAGCAAGCGCGGGCGCAAACACGGCCTCGGTATCCTCGGGATCAGCCAGCGGCCGGCCGACGTCAAGAAGGATTTCATCACGCAGGCCAACTGGCTCGTCTGGCACCGACTGACCTGGGACAACGACACCAAGGTCGTCGGCCGGATCATCGACACCGAGTACTCGGAACTCGTCTCCGATCTCAACGACGGCCAGGCGTTCGTCCAGACCGACTGGACCGAGGTCGACGTCCGGAAGATCCAGTTCCGCCGGAAGCGGACCTTCGACGCGGGCGCGACGCCGGGGCTCGACGACTTCGAGCGCCCCGAACTCAAGTCGGTCTCGGACGCGCTGGTCGGCGACCTCCAGGAGATTTCCGAGCGCAAGGACCGCGAGCAGGACCGGATCAACGAACTCGAGAACGAACTCGAGAAGAAAGAAACGCGGATCGAGACCTTAGAGGACGAGCTCTCCTCCGCGCGGGACGTCTCGAGCGCGGCCAGGCAGATGGCCGACGCCCTCCAGAACGCGGAGCCGGTCCAGTCACAGTTGCCAGGGGGCGGCGGGGACGCGCGCCGGCTCCACGAGGAGATCGCCGAACTCGAGGCCGAACGGGACGACCTCCGGGAGCAACTCGGCGAGCGCGACGAGCGGATCGACGCCCTCGAAGACGACCTCGCGGCCCGCGAGGACGAACTGGACCGACTCCGGCGGGAAAACGAGCAGTTACGGCGGGTCGTCCGCGACCTCGAGCGGGAATCGATCGCCGGGGACGATCGGGGCGACCAGGCCGACGAAGCCGACGAGGCCGAGGCGGACGACGGTGACGGCGAATCGGCGATCGTCCAGGCCGGCGGCGACGACGTCGAGTACGGGTACACGCCCGTCGAGGCCGACGACGGTGGCAGTGCGAACGACGACGCGAGCGGACGATCGAACGCGGCCGACGAACCCGGCTTCGTCGTCGCGAACGAGGAGCGCGAGCTGGCGGATCTGCTCGAGATCTCGTGGCTCGACGACCGAGTCCAGCGCGCGTGCGACGGGTCGCGGTGTTCGGTCGAGACGGCCCACGACGTCCTGGCCGAGTTCGCCCGAGACGGACCGCTCGAGACGCCGGCCGTGGCCAGGCGCGTCGATCGGTCGACGGTCGCGGTCCAGAGTCTCCTCTCGGAGCTGCGGACGGAATCGATCCTCGAGCGGACGGCCGAGCGGACGTACGCGCTCCACGAGGACGTTCGGACGGACCTGACCGCGTCTCCGTCAGCGACCGCGGAGTGA
- a CDS encoding DEAD/DEAH box helicase yields MTDERSPTPSDEQRSESGDPENDSDEPSDPNSTEAAAPIDGDRGTDSDDEPTDENEPTDAGGDRDETGDAAFTIADFHDASQHEGRPVLTAASVARALELPHEAASDRLETLAETGDLERLSVSTDPVVWYPSELEDLTDRERVVVFPKRREIIVDRPDQFTRAQLSQFAHLADGNGEQGYRYVVRPEDVWSTPHDSFEDLARTMRQALGQRSERLEDWVESQWDRAHQFRLVTHEDGYTVLEGQTPEIMGNVARQKLDEEHVHAPISDTEDWVREGAEAAIKRILYEAGYPVQDHRELTAGEELPIELGVRLRDYQRTWVDRFAEAGEGVFVGPPGSGKTVAAMGAMAHVEGETLVLVPSRDLAQQWADAIVEYTSLEPHQIGQYHGGRKEVRPVTIATYQIAGMDRHRSLFDDREWGLVVFDECQHVPSDVYRRSTHLQSKHRLGLSASPIREDDRQKEIFTLVGPPIGTDWEALFEAGFVAEPELEIRYVPWGDEEQRNAYGSADGREKYRIAARNRGKIDEVRYLLSAHPDSKAIVFVDYLEQGRELAEALDVPFLSGETPHHERRRLLGEFRRNERDLLLISRVGDEGIDLPTADLAIVASGLGGSRRQGTQRAGRTMRPAGGALVYVLATRGTREEDFARKQLQHLGRKGMTVRERAVERED; encoded by the coding sequence GTGACCGACGAACGTTCTCCGACGCCCTCCGACGAGCAGCGGAGCGAGTCCGGTGATCCCGAGAACGATTCGGACGAGCCGAGCGATCCGAACTCGACCGAAGCGGCAGCACCGATCGACGGCGATCGAGGGACCGATAGCGACGACGAACCGACCGACGAGAACGAACCGACCGACGCGGGCGGCGACCGCGACGAGACCGGCGACGCGGCGTTCACCATCGCCGACTTCCACGACGCCAGCCAGCACGAGGGCCGGCCCGTCCTCACGGCGGCCTCGGTCGCCCGCGCGCTCGAACTCCCCCACGAGGCGGCCAGCGACCGCCTCGAAACCCTTGCCGAGACGGGCGACCTCGAACGGCTCTCGGTCTCGACCGACCCCGTCGTCTGGTACCCCAGCGAACTCGAGGACCTGACCGATCGGGAGCGCGTGGTCGTCTTCCCGAAACGACGGGAGATCATCGTCGACCGGCCCGACCAATTCACGCGCGCGCAACTCTCACAGTTCGCCCACCTTGCGGACGGAAACGGCGAGCAGGGCTACCGCTACGTCGTCCGGCCCGAGGACGTCTGGAGCACCCCCCACGACTCCTTCGAGGACCTCGCGCGGACGATGCGCCAGGCGCTCGGCCAGCGCTCCGAACGGCTCGAGGACTGGGTCGAGAGCCAGTGGGACCGCGCCCACCAGTTCCGCCTGGTGACCCACGAGGACGGCTACACCGTACTCGAGGGCCAGACGCCGGAGATCATGGGCAACGTCGCGCGCCAGAAGTTAGACGAGGAGCACGTCCACGCGCCGATTTCGGACACCGAGGACTGGGTCCGCGAGGGGGCGGAGGCCGCGATCAAGCGAATCCTCTACGAGGCCGGCTATCCGGTCCAGGACCACCGCGAGCTGACGGCCGGCGAGGAGTTGCCGATCGAGCTGGGGGTGCGGCTGCGCGACTACCAGCGGACCTGGGTCGACCGCTTCGCCGAGGCCGGCGAGGGGGTCTTCGTCGGCCCGCCTGGCAGCGGGAAGACGGTCGCCGCGATGGGCGCGATGGCCCACGTCGAGGGCGAGACCCTGGTGTTGGTGCCGAGCCGCGACCTGGCCCAGCAGTGGGCCGACGCGATCGTCGAGTACACCTCGCTGGAACCCCACCAGATCGGCCAGTACCACGGCGGCCGAAAGGAGGTTCGGCCGGTAACGATCGCCACCTACCAGATCGCGGGGATGGATCGCCACCGCTCGCTGTTCGACGACCGCGAGTGGGGCCTGGTGGTCTTCGACGAGTGTCAGCACGTCCCCTCGGACGTCTACCGGCGGAGCACGCACCTGCAGTCCAAACACCGGCTAGGGCTGTCGGCCAGTCCCATCCGGGAGGACGACCGCCAGAAGGAGATCTTCACCCTGGTCGGCCCGCCGATCGGCACCGACTGGGAGGCGCTGTTCGAGGCCGGCTTCGTCGCCGAACCCGAACTCGAGATTCGCTACGTGCCGTGGGGTGACGAGGAGCAGCGCAACGCCTACGGCTCGGCCGACGGCCGGGAGAAGTACCGCATCGCCGCCCGCAATCGGGGGAAGATCGACGAGGTCCGGTACCTGCTGTCGGCCCACCCTGACTCGAAGGCTATCGTCTTCGTCGACTACCTCGAGCAGGGCCGGGAGCTCGCCGAGGCGCTGGACGTTCCCTTCCTCAGCGGCGAGACGCCACACCACGAGCGCCGGCGGCTGTTAGGCGAGTTCCGCCGGAACGAGCGCGACCTGCTTCTCATCTCGCGGGTCGGCGACGAGGGGATCGACCTGCCGACGGCCGACCTGGCAATCGTCGCCTCCGGGCTCGGCGGCTCCCGCCGTCAGGGCACCCAGCGCGCCGGCCGGACGATGCGCCCCGCCGGCGGCGCGCTCGTCTACGTCCTCGCGACGCGGGGCACCCGCGAGGAGGACTTCGCCCGCAAACAGCTCCAGCACCTGGGTCGCAAGGGAATGACCGTCCGCGAACGGGCGGTCGAGCGCGAAGACTAG
- a CDS encoding transcription initiation factor IIB, translating into MTRSIIDHASTESQSEEVEAGLCPDCETDTIVHDPDRGERVCEECGLVLTEDPIDYGPEWRAFNAQEHDELSRVGAPLTQSMHDRGLTTTIDWRNKDANGHSMSADKHGQLHRLRVWQERIRTKNAGERNLKYALSEIDRMVSALGVPKPVKETASVIYRRALEQDLIRGRSIEGVATSALYTACRKEDIPRSLEEVTSVSRVDQREIGRTYRYIADELDINLEPTNPRQFVPRFCSELDVGKDVETKAIEIIDRTTKQGLHSGKSPTGFAAAAIYAAGLLCDETIPQRAVADTAQTTVVTVRNRYREQLDAIDQQPTA; encoded by the coding sequence ATGACGCGGTCTATCATCGATCACGCCAGCACCGAATCGCAGTCGGAGGAGGTCGAGGCTGGTCTGTGTCCCGACTGCGAGACCGATACGATCGTCCACGATCCGGACCGCGGCGAACGGGTCTGCGAGGAGTGTGGGCTGGTCCTTACGGAGGATCCTATCGATTACGGACCGGAATGGCGAGCGTTCAACGCACAGGAACACGACGAACTCTCCCGGGTCGGCGCGCCCCTGACGCAATCGATGCACGACCGGGGGCTGACGACGACCATCGACTGGCGGAACAAGGACGCGAACGGGCACTCGATGTCGGCCGACAAACACGGCCAGCTCCACCGACTCCGCGTCTGGCAGGAACGAATTCGAACGAAAAACGCCGGCGAACGAAACCTCAAGTACGCCCTCTCGGAGATCGATCGGATGGTCAGCGCGCTGGGCGTCCCGAAGCCGGTCAAGGAAACGGCGAGCGTCATCTACCGTCGAGCGCTCGAACAGGACCTTATCCGCGGCCGTTCGATCGAAGGCGTCGCGACCAGCGCCCTCTACACCGCGTGCCGTAAGGAGGATATTCCGCGCAGTCTCGAGGAAGTAACCTCCGTTTCACGAGTCGATCAGCGAGAGATCGGACGGACCTATCGATACATCGCGGACGAATTGGACATTAACTTGGAGCCGACGAACCCCCGACAGTTCGTCCCGCGGTTCTGTTCCGAACTGGACGTCGGCAAGGACGTCGAGACCAAAGCCATCGAGATCATCGATCGAACGACCAAACAGGGACTCCACTCCGGCAAGTCGCCGACGGGCTTTGCCGCCGCGGCCATCTACGCGGCCGGCCTGCTCTGTGACGAGACGATCCCCCAGCGAGCGGTCGCCGACACCGCACAGACGACCGTCGTCACCGTCCGCAACCGCTATCGCGAGCAACTCGACGCGATCGACCAGCAGCCCACGGCGTGA
- a CDS encoding DegT/DnrJ/EryC1/StrS family aminotransferase, protein MINATPSVFDASLSRSGSTGIDSFVDRYAPDVEYTYYGAGKIALRDGLAGLVEPGGNVLVPAYLSPAVVEPFRDLGLEPRFYAVEETLAPDFADLEDRIDDDTVAITSVNYFGFPQPGLRRLASLADDHDCYHIDDNAHAPLSVADDRLLGTHGDLGIATLRKLLPVPDGAVLYRRDDEVREAFDPSSLAGTADRVAATDYRFVATSVAERVSPTLLRSIESVLDDGPDDSSSVDPEARYEAAKIPMSKFSARVAAAANPEAIRDARRENFRAWRDVLEARDDVRLLYEELSAGLSPYEFPVRADDQAALLDELADAGVAGAHTWPILRESVHENAAYETANRLANEIVVLPVHQGIEPAAIEAVGDRLRR, encoded by the coding sequence ATGATTAATGCCACTCCGTCTGTGTTCGATGCGTCGCTCTCCCGGTCGGGGTCGACCGGAATCGATTCGTTCGTCGATCGCTACGCTCCGGACGTCGAATACACCTACTACGGTGCCGGCAAGATCGCACTCCGGGACGGCCTGGCGGGGCTCGTCGAGCCCGGCGGAAACGTCCTTGTTCCGGCCTACCTCTCGCCGGCGGTGGTCGAACCGTTTCGCGACCTCGGGCTGGAGCCGCGGTTCTACGCCGTCGAGGAAACGCTCGCACCGGACTTCGCCGATCTCGAAGACCGTATCGACGACGACACCGTCGCCATCACGTCGGTCAACTACTTCGGCTTTCCCCAGCCCGGCCTCCGCCGGCTCGCGTCGCTAGCCGACGACCACGACTGCTATCACATCGACGACAACGCCCACGCGCCGCTCAGCGTCGCCGACGACAGGTTGCTCGGGACCCACGGCGACCTCGGAATTGCGACGCTCCGGAAGCTGCTCCCCGTCCCCGACGGGGCCGTCCTCTACCGCCGCGACGACGAGGTCCGCGAGGCGTTCGACCCGTCGTCGCTGGCCGGCACGGCCGACCGCGTCGCCGCCACCGACTACCGGTTCGTCGCCACGTCGGTTGCCGAGCGCGTCAGCCCGACGTTGTTGCGCTCGATCGAGTCCGTCCTCGACGACGGGCCCGACGACTCGTCGTCGGTCGATCCCGAGGCCAGATACGAGGCCGCGAAAATCCCCATGTCGAAGTTCTCCGCTCGAGTCGCCGCGGCCGCCAACCCGGAGGCGATCCGCGACGCCCGACGCGAGAACTTCCGCGCCTGGCGGGACGTCCTCGAGGCCCGCGACGACGTCCGACTCCTCTACGAGGAGCTCTCGGCGGGCCTTTCCCCCTACGAGTTCCCCGTCCGCGCGGACGATCAAGCGGCGCTGCTCGACGAACTCGCGGACGCGGGCGTTGCGGGCGCACACACTTGGCCGATCCTCCGCGAGTCCGTCCACGAGAACGCGGCCTACGAGACCGCGAACCGGCTCGCAAACGAGATCGTCGTCCTGCCCGTTCACCAGGGGATCGAGCCGGCGGCGATCGAGGCGGTCGGCGATCGCCTCCGGCGCTGA
- the glmM gene encoding phosphoglucosamine mutase yields MFGTSGIRGRVGSEVTADLALSVGRAVASEGYERVVVGRDVRESGSMLVDAVGAGLRECGADVLEVGVQATPTVARAIEHLDADAGVVVTASHNPATDNGIKLWNPSGKAFGPDQRDAIERRLRRDDYDLAAWDGVGDRRHRDGVRQHHAAALKEAVDLDDPPSVVVDVGNGAGGVTAAVLDDLGCRVRTLNGQADGSFPGRPSEPTAETLETLSTLVAETDAALGIGHDGDADRMLAVDETGTFVPKDALLAVFAREAAGEGDRVAAPVDTSLAVDDALAGVGASLTRTQVGDVYVAERTTEDDVVFGGEPSGAWIWPGETRCPDGPLAACKLVELVAERGPMSALVDSISQYPIRRTSIEVEDKAAVMTEVEGLVTERYDEVDALDGVRVETEDGWFLLRASGTQPLIRVTAEARSADDAEALFETAQTLVTDALPANA; encoded by the coding sequence ATGTTCGGAACCAGTGGTATTCGCGGACGGGTCGGAAGCGAGGTGACGGCCGACCTGGCGCTGTCGGTCGGCCGTGCGGTCGCCTCCGAGGGATACGAACGCGTCGTCGTCGGTCGCGACGTCCGCGAGAGCGGTTCGATGCTCGTCGACGCGGTCGGCGCGGGGCTGCGGGAGTGCGGCGCGGACGTCCTCGAAGTGGGCGTCCAGGCGACGCCGACGGTCGCCCGCGCGATCGAGCACCTCGACGCCGACGCGGGGGTCGTCGTGACGGCCTCGCACAACCCGGCGACGGACAACGGGATCAAGCTCTGGAACCCGTCCGGGAAGGCCTTCGGCCCCGATCAGCGCGACGCGATCGAGCGACGGCTCCGCAGGGACGACTACGACCTCGCCGCGTGGGACGGGGTCGGCGACCGCCGCCACCGCGACGGCGTCCGGCAACACCACGCCGCGGCGCTCAAAGAGGCGGTCGACCTCGACGATCCGCCGAGCGTCGTCGTCGACGTGGGGAACGGCGCCGGCGGCGTGACGGCGGCGGTGCTCGACGATCTGGGATGTCGGGTCCGCACGCTGAACGGCCAGGCGGACGGCTCGTTCCCCGGCCGGCCGAGCGAGCCGACCGCGGAGACCCTCGAGACGCTGTCGACGCTCGTCGCGGAGACGGACGCCGCCCTCGGAATCGGTCACGACGGCGACGCCGACCGGATGCTGGCGGTCGACGAGACCGGCACGTTCGTCCCGAAAGACGCCCTGCTCGCCGTGTTCGCTCGCGAGGCCGCCGGCGAGGGCGATCGAGTCGCCGCCCCCGTCGACACCAGCCTGGCCGTCGACGACGCTCTGGCGGGCGTCGGTGCGTCGCTGACCCGCACGCAGGTCGGGGACGTCTACGTCGCGGAGCGGACAACCGAGGACGACGTCGTCTTCGGCGGCGAACCCAGCGGCGCCTGGATCTGGCCCGGAGAGACGCGCTGTCCGGACGGCCCGCTTGCGGCCTGCAAACTGGTCGAGTTGGTCGCCGAACGCGGACCGATGTCGGCGCTCGTCGACAGCATCAGTCAGTATCCGATCCGGCGCACGTCGATCGAGGTCGAGGACAAGGCGGCGGTGATGACCGAGGTCGAGGGTCTGGTGACCGAACGCTACGACGAGGTCGACGCGCTCGACGGGGTGCGCGTCGAGACCGAGGACGGGTGGTTCTTGCTGCGGGCGAGCGGAACGCAGCCCCTGATTCGGGTCACCGCGGAGGCGCGGTCGGCGGACGACGCCGAGGCGCTGTTCGAGACGGCACAGACGCTGGTTACCGACGCGCTCCCGGCGAACGCCTGA
- a CDS encoding DUF7344 domain-containing protein, which yields MSSIDTSLPDEIASVADGDEDDRLSKDVIFELLKNRRRREVLAYLLEADETVTLGELAEQIAAWENDTDVNALSSDQRKRVYVALYQTHLPKMDDAGIIEYDQDRGLISLSDNADLLMMYLDTDSHRQDRWDRWYAGLSAAGTAVLGAAILGVPGLAAVPVTALAAVVVAAFCCLSVAHVVRNHRRERTVDGKLSRIE from the coding sequence ATGTCTTCGATCGATACGTCACTGCCCGACGAAATTGCATCGGTCGCCGACGGTGACGAAGACGATCGACTGTCGAAGGACGTCATTTTCGAACTGTTAAAGAATCGCCGTCGGAGAGAAGTCCTCGCGTACTTACTGGAAGCCGACGAAACGGTCACCCTCGGTGAACTCGCCGAACAGATCGCCGCCTGGGAGAACGATACCGACGTCAATGCGCTCAGTTCTGATCAGCGCAAGCGGGTTTACGTCGCGCTGTATCAGACCCATCTGCCGAAGATGGACGACGCCGGGATCATCGAGTACGACCAGGACCGCGGGTTGATCTCGCTTTCGGACAACGCCGACCTGTTAATGATGTACCTCGATACGGACTCCCATCGACAGGACCGGTGGGACCGGTGGTACGCCGGCCTGAGCGCGGCCGGTACCGCCGTTCTCGGCGCCGCCATCCTCGGCGTCCCGGGCCTCGCGGCCGTTCCGGTGACCGCGCTCGCGGCCGTCGTCGTCGCCGCGTTCTGTTGTCTCTCGGTTGCTCACGTCGTCCGCAACCACCGCCGCGAACGCACCGTCGACGGGAAACTCTCCCGTATCGAGTAA
- a CDS encoding alkaline phosphatase family protein, which produces MAGSTDGGDLRLLVVGLDAGCRPVLEPMFESGDLPTLRRLFDGGTAGPLESQIPPWTASAWPSLYTGKNPGKHGVYDFLSFDGYDWDVVNASHVRERPVWELLSDHGHSSVVVNVPVTHPAREFDGALIPGLTAPEEPGCHPEGILEDVKLACGGEYWIYPQSSPHPDRSIEGYERTVELRGQAFRYLCRRFSPEFGFVQFQQTDSVFHERPGDKRAIEAVYREVDRQVAETIERTDPENVLVVSDHGMGKVSGDEFRVNEFLRDRGDVSARSGGEGMPDWSKSWENDLLEGAEAGDHEPSPLERAMNLAAKVGLTTQRVASALDYVGLKEPIGKRVPNDMIRAASEQVDFPNSRAYVRSKSELGVRINLEGREPNGQVPESEYEAVREALIEELSAVRTPDGEPMFDAVEPRETFFEGPHVDRAPDIVTVPAAFDNAIAADLGRERFGEPMEPWNHKRTGVIAAAGSAFDESAAIGDATIFDVAPTICSLFDVPIDVAMDGTPLPVVDRGTETEREYPDYEPSPITATDDSTVEDRLSDLGYL; this is translated from the coding sequence ATGGCAGGTTCGACCGACGGCGGAGACCTTCGTCTGCTCGTCGTGGGGCTGGACGCCGGCTGCCGGCCGGTGCTCGAGCCGATGTTCGAGTCGGGCGACCTCCCTACTTTACGACGACTGTTCGACGGCGGGACCGCAGGGCCGCTCGAGTCTCAAATACCACCCTGGACCGCGAGCGCCTGGCCATCGCTGTACACCGGGAAGAACCCGGGAAAGCACGGCGTCTACGATTTCCTCTCGTTCGACGGCTACGACTGGGACGTCGTCAACGCGAGTCACGTCCGCGAACGGCCGGTCTGGGAACTGTTGAGCGATCACGGCCACTCGAGCGTCGTCGTCAACGTGCCGGTGACCCATCCGGCGCGGGAGTTCGACGGCGCGTTGATTCCGGGCCTGACCGCGCCCGAGGAGCCGGGCTGTCACCCCGAGGGGATCCTCGAGGACGTGAAGCTGGCTTGCGGCGGCGAGTACTGGATCTACCCCCAGAGCAGTCCGCATCCGGACCGTTCGATCGAGGGGTACGAACGGACCGTGGAGCTTCGAGGGCAGGCATTCCGGTATCTCTGCCGGCGGTTCTCGCCAGAGTTCGGCTTCGTCCAGTTCCAGCAGACCGACTCGGTGTTCCACGAACGGCCGGGAGACAAGCGCGCGATCGAGGCGGTCTACCGCGAGGTCGATCGCCAGGTCGCGGAAACGATCGAGCGAACCGATCCCGAGAACGTCCTGGTCGTCAGCGACCACGGAATGGGGAAGGTAAGCGGCGACGAGTTCCGGGTCAACGAGTTCCTCCGGGATCGAGGCGACGTGAGCGCCCGCAGCGGCGGCGAAGGGATGCCCGATTGGTCGAAAAGCTGGGAGAACGACCTGCTCGAGGGGGCCGAGGCCGGCGACCACGAGCCGAGTCCGCTCGAGCGGGCGATGAACCTGGCCGCGAAAGTCGGGCTCACCACCCAGCGCGTCGCGAGCGCGCTCGACTACGTGGGGCTGAAAGAACCGATCGGTAAACGGGTGCCAAACGATATGATCCGGGCGGCGAGCGAACAGGTCGACTTCCCGAATTCGCGAGCGTACGTCCGCTCGAAGAGCGAACTCGGCGTTCGGATCAACCTCGAGGGTCGCGAACCGAACGGCCAGGTGCCCGAATCGGAGTACGAGGCCGTCCGCGAGGCGCTCATCGAGGAGCTGTCGGCCGTTCGCACGCCCGACGGCGAGCCGATGTTCGACGCCGTCGAGCCGCGGGAAACGTTCTTCGAGGGGCCACACGTCGATCGAGCGCCCGACATCGTGACGGTTCCGGCGGCGTTCGACAACGCGATCGCCGCCGACCTCGGGAGGGAGCGGTTCGGCGAGCCGATGGAACCGTGGAACCACAAGCGAACCGGCGTCATCGCGGCCGCCGGTTCGGCGTTCGACGAGTCGGCCGCGATCGGGGACGCGACGATCTTCGACGTCGCGCCGACGATCTGCTCGCTGTTCGACGTGCCGATCGACGTCGCGATGGACGGGACGCCGCTCCCGGTCGTCGACCGAGGAACGGAAACGGAACGCGAGTACCCCGACTACGAGCCGTCGCCGATCACGGCGACCGACGACAGCACCGTCGAAGATCGACTCTCCGACCTCGGCTACCTATGA
- a CDS encoding ATP-binding protein, producing the protein MSATEPDTDTEAEENGEATDPTTSDERDALAELPPSSKLVYKVLEYEGPLTQEGIAAESRLCPRTVRYALGKLEDQDLVSSRVCLEDARQSKYRIGEPDDRTIRT; encoded by the coding sequence ATGAGCGCGACCGAGCCCGATACCGACACCGAAGCCGAGGAAAACGGCGAGGCAACCGACCCGACGACGTCCGACGAGCGCGACGCGCTCGCCGAGCTCCCGCCCAGCTCGAAACTGGTCTACAAGGTTCTCGAGTACGAGGGCCCGCTGACCCAGGAGGGAATCGCCGCCGAGTCCCGGCTCTGTCCCCGGACCGTCCGCTACGCGCTGGGGAAACTGGAGGATCAGGATCTCGTGAGCAGCCGCGTCTGTCTCGAGGACGCCAGGCAGTCGAAGTATCGGATCGGCGAGCCCGACGATCGGACGATCCGGACGTGA
- a CDS encoding lipid II:glycine glycyltransferase FemX, with protein sequence MSIDIRTLDPQHDADEWNRYADRADGANPFFRVESIRLQAAETDTTPHLLAGFKGQEPVGIFPLFEYSKGPITGAFSPAPQSWTAYLGPALLNVDKLKQRKADRRIKRFLEGCHEWIEDELSPLYCKFVAGAEFDDIRPFAWNEYDVEPGHTYIVDLDGTEEELLKRFSSDARSNVRNADADSYVIEEGDADDVERIVDQVRKRYENQGQAFHMRPAFARSLYEQLPDGAVRPYVCRVDGEFLGGILVLESDRTRYRWQGGVKPDADVDIAINDLLDWHVMRDGLRDGIDEYDLVGAGVPSINRYKAKFNPRLETHYEITSGVFGIDLLVDQYQKHR encoded by the coding sequence ATGAGCATCGACATCCGCACCCTGGATCCGCAGCACGACGCCGACGAGTGGAACCGCTACGCCGACCGCGCCGACGGAGCGAACCCGTTCTTCCGGGTCGAATCGATCCGATTGCAGGCTGCGGAGACCGACACGACCCCCCACTTGCTCGCCGGATTCAAGGGACAGGAACCGGTCGGGATCTTCCCCCTCTTCGAGTACAGCAAGGGGCCGATCACCGGTGCGTTCTCCCCGGCACCGCAGTCGTGGACGGCGTATCTCGGTCCCGCCCTGCTGAACGTCGACAAGCTCAAACAGCGCAAGGCCGACCGCCGGATCAAGCGGTTTCTCGAGGGCTGTCACGAGTGGATCGAAGACGAGCTCTCGCCGCTGTACTGCAAATTCGTCGCCGGCGCCGAGTTCGACGATATCCGCCCGTTCGCCTGGAACGAGTACGACGTCGAACCGGGCCACACCTACATCGTCGACCTCGACGGCACCGAAGAAGAACTGCTGAAGCGGTTCAGCAGCGACGCGCGAAGCAACGTCCGCAACGCCGACGCAGACAGCTACGTGATCGAGGAGGGCGACGCCGACGACGTCGAACGCATCGTCGACCAGGTCCGGAAGCGCTACGAGAACCAGGGACAGGCGTTTCACATGCGTCCCGCGTTTGCGCGGTCGCTGTACGAACAGTTGCCCGACGGTGCGGTTCGGCCCTACGTCTGCCGCGTCGACGGCGAGTTCCTCGGCGGCATCTTAGTCCTCGAGTCCGACCGGACGCGCTACCGGTGGCAGGGCGGCGTCAAACCCGACGCGGACGTCGACATCGCGATCAACGACCTGCTCGACTGGCACGTCATGCGCGACGGGCTACGCGATGGAATCGACGAGTACGATCTGGTCGGCGCCGGCGTGCCGAGCATCAACCGCTACAAGGCGAAGTTCAACCCCCGGCTCGAGACCCACTACGAGATCACGTCCGGGGTGTTCGGAATCGATCTCCTGGTCGACCAGTATCAGAAACACCGGTAA